The following nucleotide sequence is from Apium graveolens cultivar Ventura chromosome 4, ASM990537v1, whole genome shotgun sequence.
AAGCGTCACATTTTAGCTCTTAATTATTGCCACCTCATATACAATTGTGACATGTCGTATTTCAAAAATGTGACATTTGTCAATTTTCTAATTGTACCGTCTAATTTTATCATGATACAAATATAATTTCTCCTAAACAATTTTTTTCGAATTAAAGAAACAAtccataattacataatttttttatttgatgCCAGATAACCTATAAAACGAAAAATGTCTAATAAGTTACATAGAATTTAAAGTTCCAACAACCATTAAAGAAAGTTTGAAATAAATCATTTAAATTTGTATCCAAATCATCATTTATCGGATGTCTTTAGTTGTGTCATAAGGTTATTTTGGCATATGAGGTTAACAACTTCGAGTACCAAAATAGAAGTTTTATTTGTTACATTGACATTGGGAAAATGTATATTATTGATTTATGATTAATTGAATaaaaaaagtaattaaaatgatCTTGCAAATTATATAGATTTTGGCCAGGTAGAATTATTTTTAGCCCCTATTTTTATCATGTAAAGCTACACATAAGCATCAatttaaaaaagaaaattttaaaaaatttattgaTTTGTTAGTTATGTAGCTAAATCTCTTTACTTACCAATTATTATTGATAGCTTACATCAATTTTCGAAGATATTACATTTATTTATCAATACTTTTTACCAATAATTATTGGTAAGTAAAGATGTTTTTTACCTACCAATAATATTTGGTAGGTAAACTATTAGTAAGTAAATGTCTAATTTTTTTGAAGTGAGTACTCGATTTTAGTGGGGAAATTCTCAAACTTTTCTTTAAATGACAACTAGGTTATTATTAATATCCCTAGGTTGGATCAAGCACTCCCTCTCTCTATGTCCCAAAAGACCACACCAATAACAAAAATTTGATAGCTTTTCATATTGGAGCTCGATTCTTACCTGCTCTTTCTTTCCATTAAGACTAGAAAGTTAATCATAGTTAAATTGAAACTTTGAAAATTTATTTcgatttaaaattaaaaattggaCATATTTATAAACAACTATTTGAGAAGGGATATATTATGAAAAAATTCACAAAAGGCTAATGCCTCCCCCAaaacacatacacacatatatatatatatatatatatatatatatatatttttttgatttatCTAGTTTCATTTGATATTTTATAGCCAAATTGATTCCATTTTGTTAGTGAATTAATATTACTTTAATAATTTGAAAAACTTTAAAATGCATGTTAAAATATATCTAATATACTTtctaataatataaattttatagttattttaatatcttatattatACTATATGAAATATGAAATTAGGGGTACAAATAAACAGATTCGTTCATAAAAAAAACTCGGTATTAGCTTTTTTAAGTTAGTTAAGACCAGTTCATTTTATTAAACTAGTCGATTTTGTACATGAAAATTAGTTCGGAAGAGTAAACGAGGAAAGCCGAGTTTTTTGTCCGTTAGACTCGGCTCATTTAACTCAGACTTGGTTTGGACTGAGCTCTCGGATTACTCGACTTGTCTCGAATAAAgtttatatatattacaaataataaattattactcattacttaaatatttttattagcaCATTTTCTCAcatttatttataataaaaaaatttagagATTTTTTTTTACAGTTTCCTAATTAAAAACTAAGTTTTCTTCGTAAGTAAACTATCAAATAATTTTATCACTATTAAATAACTTATAATTtacaaaaattaaatttaaggaaaagatcaaaatattataaatatttcaacATTGACAATTGAAAAAGTAATGCACCATATGTAAAATTATGGATGTCTCAATTATTTAATATGAAATTGGATATGTTAAGGGCCTGTTTGGCCAACTCCTTTTAGAGGTTATCTCTTATAAATCGGCACCAACTTATGAAGGACTGTTTGTCAACCCAAGTTATAAGTTAAATTTACAGCTATAAGCCGATAATCTGAATATTACTaatgacgtactttttctcaaattaGTTTGATATTTCGCTTTTTCTTATTAATTTTACGtgtaaaatatatgtttttaaatgttaatctaatttGAAATTCACAAATTAAGATAGttgtatttaaaaattatttattttagctcatttatataaaaaaatctgacttataagtaaatttatccaaacacttatattaCTTATAAGTATTCATCTACTTATTACTCATTataaacttatttattttaaatcataagttacttatttttaGATTTTCCAAACGGATACTAAAACTCGACTTTACAAAAAAATGTTATAGTTTAAGTAATAAGTATAGATTGTGAGTGTGTATATCATTATACGATAAAGACTAGTATTTGATCtcgatataacttgtaaaaatataaaacttaacaaaaacaaatttataaaattataaattataatttaaggTCGGTGGGGTATAAAAATATGCGAATAATAGTGAACAACTTGACTCTGCTCAGTTCGACTCAATTTGGTTGTTCGTGAGCAAACTTGAATAAGCCGAGTTTGAACACACTTtcaatttgataattaaattCTGCTTAGTTCCGctcatattaaaaaaataaagttATACTCGGTTCAGATAAAACTGGGCTCGAATTTGTTCATTTGcttttatatataaaattttatgGTCACATAAAAAGTTCAAAGTCCAAGATGATGGAGGGATTATTACATTTATATTATGTTGTCAAAGGGTAGGGCTGAAATAAAAGTATTTAGTTCCCGAAGGAACTAACAACATCTCCGATGATCAGAATCTTGAAAAGTGTGAATTTTGTCATAAagtgaaaaatattatttttaatattcctTTTTTCATGTTAATTTTGACACTCTTTTTCAAAAAAACTTCAATTTGTTGACACCCCTAAATATCAATTTCacaaatttaataaaaaaaatataaaatataagtatattaaagatataattatttatttgtcaTGTGGATCATAAACAAAGTTAACATTCTATTTTTTTAGAGTTGACACCCCATGCTACCATACTCGACATTTTAATAATATTCCAATTTTTTCAGTTGTGTTAATAAGGATGTCAAAGACACAAAATATTATGATACATGATGTTGGGATCCAATTTTTGTAGTCGTGTTAATAAGGATGTCAAAGACACAAAATATTATGATACATGATGTTGGGATCCTTCCTCGTACCCATTATTGGTGTTACTCTTGTATGTTTTGATTTGTACGTAATGATATTTATGAGTTCTGTAAATATTTTGTCACTCTCTTTTGTAATTGCATAAAATATTGTTGTAATTACATATTTCGGTCATGAACTAAAATGGAGCTTGTGCAAATTAATTTACAATGACATATATAACTTAACTTGCGTAAAAGTTTAATGAATAAAAATATTCATAATAAATTTTTTCTAATGATACTTAAAATGAACATGTTGGAAAATGTGGTTATTGAGCCCCACATTGTCAAATCATTTTGAGCCGTTCTGAAGTGAGTGACTCTTGGAGTATGTTCTCTTCCGTGAGAGTTTTCCGAGGTACTTTGAAATACTCAAAATGGTTAAGTGatgaatgagatgtgatcatctaAAGTTGGTCCCTTGAAGGTGGAAATGTAGAAAGGAAAACTTGTATCCCACATTGAAATGGAAAATGAGTTTCCATTACTTTATATAGCACAACACTTTAGTAGTGTTAGTATTAGTAAGGTGTTGCTCCATCTCCTACGTGCGCGCGCAGGGGGTGCAAATTGTGGGATTTCGAGGAATAATCTGAGGCTTGCGAAGCCTTCGGGCTTGCCCGCGTGTGCGacgtgcggacacgaatgtagcagaaaattggcCCGAATAATCACAGACTAATTTTGCTAATTTAATTTTCACTGGGTTTGGGCTcgtaaataaatattaattattcagtatttatttttataaatacgAATATGAATTGATTTGACAATTATAATTCAATTCAGTTATGGATAATAATTGAATCtcgaattaaatttaattaacgCGTTTAATTAAATAAGAGAAGTAGTGCACACGTTTCTCTAGGCCTATATATTTTCGTTATAGGATTTAGGGTTAACACACTCAAAAATATACAGTCGTCCTCCTAAACACAAACCCTACCTCTCTCTCtgtcggtgatagtttcgtgcccgttgaagctcgctgaaggtgctcgtcATCCGTAACGtcgccgctacctcgttttatcctgggaggctatcgactcgcacatacggtgagaggcgaaatagctttaaggagacagtttcaactggactcgaggatctctcttctgtttatatcctttctttctctatttgatttcgtttactcatgcacacacttgtttgatttatatgtattaatcgcagattgtattcacaatcttaaagctattttcttttatacatctgtgactgatacatctgtatctaCTTGTTTTtttgagtaacagatcgatggagaaccaaactgtgaacaatccgatgaacatgacggctgatcctAACGCACGTATATACCATATGTCCCACATGcggtgcctgctgcacctgttatgccaactgtgccttctgcacatgctgaaaaacctaagaagttcaacggaacgaacttcaaacgttggcagCAAAAGATGCACTTCTATCTGATCACattgcatatggatcgcttcctgAAGGAAGAGGTACCATTGCTCACTGGCGAGAGCAACACACAGACTTTGTATGCCGtggatgcttggaagcactccgactcTATATGTCGAAACTATGTGctaaattgtttgtctgactcgttgtataacgtgTACAGCACGAAGCCAACAGCTTAGGTCTTATGGGAGTtacttgaccataagtataaaaccgaggacgctgggacaaagaagtggattgttggccgttTTCTTGATTACATGATGACAGACTATAAGACTATGGTCAGTCAGGTacaggaactgcaggtgatcattcatgatATTCATGCTaagggaatggtcataagtgagtctttccaagtcgctgctgttattgaaaagcttccacctggaaggaaagatttcaagaactatcttaagcacaagcgaaaagagatgtctatggaggatcttattgttagacttcctattgaagaagacaacagagggtccgagaagaaagttaatgttgtcactgagaaggcaaacacggtggagcatgctcaaaactccaagcccaagaagactagttctggtaaaggggcaaagctggcacccaagggagggatttcAAAGTCAaaatttcaagggaagtgctacaactgtgataaggttggtcataggtcttctgactgcaagaagcccaacaagaagaaagaagcaaataTGGTTGAtaatatctccaaggagatgggtgataTAGACCTTTGTACTACgatctctgaagtgaacctggtcggttctaatccgcgtgaatggtggattgatactggtgctactaggaatgtttgctcagacaaggcaattttctctagcctcaaagcttccgatgctggtgagaagctctacataGGGAATTCAGtaacttctaccattgagggtgaaggcacggtgatcctgaagatgacctctgggaagaatctgactttgaagaatgtactttatgtgcctaATATTTGCAAGAACCTTatgtctggttctctgttgaataagcatggctttcgcattgtaatagagtcagataaagttattttgtctaagagtggtatgtttgtaggcaagaGTTATGTaactgatgggctttttaagctcaatgtgatgtccgttaaggacgataatgacatgaagaattcttctgcttacttgcttgagtctcctaatttatggcatgctagattaggacatgtaaattatgacactttacgacgtttaagtgcaaaagaatacatacgAAAACTCACTatttattcaaaacataagtgtgagacttgtgttgaggcaaaattaacgagatcatcatttaaacgtgtggaaaggaacaccaaagtgctagacctaatacatagcgatatatgtgatttaaaattcggtccaacaagaggaggaaacaggtattttattacattcattgatgattgtacaaaatactgctatgtatatttgttgaaaagcaaagatgaagctatagataaatttaaaatctataaagaagaagttgagacacaaaaaactgagaaaatcaaaacgatatGAAGTGACCGgggaggtgaatatgttgaaccgtttggggaattctgttcacaacatggtaaaatccatgaggtcactgcaccatactcccctcagtcaaatggtgtggctgagaggaagaatcacactctgaaagagatgatgaatgcgatgttgttaagctctgggcttccacaatcgatgtggggagaagccatcttaagcgcaaataatattttaaatattacaatgcgcaagaataaggatgtaagtccttatgaaatatgaaagaaaaagaaaccaagttaccaacacctaaaagtgtgggggtgccttgcaaaggtactgatccctacaccgaagaaggtgaagataggtcctaatactgtggattgtatcttcatcggatatcctccacataaaactgcatatcggtttcttgttcatgaatccaagattcttGATATtcaaagaataccattatggaatcaaggaatgcctcattctttgagacgatgtttccttgtaatccaggaaaccaacaacctacgacgtctcaacgatctcatgagtctgtagatgatgataatgagagtgacgaaagtgaagacaaaaatgtgagggtagtgagaaggagtaaaagacaacgaacggagaaatcctatgggtctgattttatgacctatttgctcgaagaaggtgagatggacctatgtggaaagagaccatcaagaatgaagttgattcaattatgcagaatcatagttgggaattagtggacttgccaactggttgcaaaccattaggtagcaagtgggttttcaagaagaagttgaaaactaaTGGCACTATTGATTAGTATAAGGCCAGAtttgtaattaaaggatacaagcaacaaaaatgccttgattactttgatacatattctcctgtaatgAGAATAAcatccataaggatgatgtttgttattgctgcaatgcgtaatctaactgtacatcaaatggatgtgaaaacaacTTTCGTAAATGGAgacatagatgaggaaatctatatggaataacctgaagggtttgttgtcccaggataagaaaggaaagtttgtagattggtgaaattattgtatggtttgaagcaagcgcctatgaaatgacatgaaaaatttgatgaggtcgtgctgaccaatggcttcaaaatcaatgaatgtgatagatgtgcctattacaaggataacgagaacaAATATGTCAAGGAGAAAGACAATGGCTATGTCATGAAAAcattatatgtagatgatctacttattgccgaaaacaatgataaagtgatcaaatctataaaggacatgttgaaatcaagattcaacatgaaagacatgggacCAACAAATGTAATTATGGGAATTCAATTTTgtagaacatcagagggtctcgtattaagtcaaccacattatgttgacaagatccttgagaagtttcttagggatgactttgagaaagctaggacacctgtggatatgactttgcacctatccaagaacaaaggtgtagctgtttcccaattacaatactcgaggataattggcagtctgatgtacctcatgagttgtacaagactagacattgcatactcaattagaaaattgagtaggtttacgagtaatctgggagctgatcactggaaagcgatcataagggtactgtaacaccccaaattccggggtcggagatccgggttgtcacgagttccatttcccttaataacacttaatattaataaacaaccaactactgcgtactataaccccacaatatacacacataccacaagttatagtctcagaaatgaataccaaaaataacacaagtcattttattccacaattataagtcattacacctcaaaagggtttttgaataaatttacatattctttgccattattacaattcataaatatacataagtctggtacatcaacagttgaaaccctagcctattggtagatcctacctcagctacagcggcatcaacgccaacaggaaactgcagaacgtttcctatacgcttgcgaattgggagcttggtcctgtacatcttgtctatctgttgttgtgtgatgaaagaagaaaggaagggtgagcaacaagcccaccgaaataatatgtataataattaacaatatatgagcattctgatagtactcatgaaaatctttgttaagaataaatgaaccaagttgatatcttaacgcgaccaagtcgcaaaatattcagtatatatgtatatatacttttcaaaatcttggaaatcctcttccatgcataatttacatagagttctagtttataactgtataaaatattgttgcaaggtgatctcatatatctaaccttgtctcaacgtttttctgaaaatctttgtaatgcataagataatcatttactaggtataagttgaaaagatgaagttacaagatactccaatatacttatatattttccgaatactacttgaactaccaccgttcaaggtataatcagttttaaaagttcatcacatagatgagactacaagataagacttgaaaagattcaatttttgaaatatcatttaaagaaatgaagttacgaggtacttaattaagtcccgatatatatacatatatatatatacacacatatatatatacacatatatatcaTAACTTCCTTGAAACCCTCttttatgaaaagtataaacagagttataatatccaatgaatttggaatgaaaagaattttggcataaacccgatatcttgttaatcaagcaaagatacccataagtaaccttttctactgtagatggttgaattcctcaccggtcatcaccctggcagcattaggacctcgcgctagaccgttacccggccactcacgcatggatggactgtcacctAGCCTCTTACAACgtcatagaccgtaccccgacctgtcgcttatgccgactcaattagatggacttacttcccgaacattgggcaagtaatcaaattgttttctcaaaacatcaacctcgttgcgaatataaaatacaccatagagccggatctcttaggtttttgagcgagtattcaagtccccttcgaaagggagatcttaaatttgaaaacgagttttaggatccgctctaacttttaaaaccatttggaagacttgaaaacatttttaagaatgtttggagtaatgctgatttaaaaaaataaatcagtcccgatatattagaaaatatctgaatattattatttaaaaaatattcccataaggataatctttataaaactaattgaagtagaagttttaaagctcatgcttgaaatgaataataaaaaaaatatacttatacgaaagtatgacctttatttgaataatcgaaaataagtttgattattatttaaaactatccgatataccttatccgattaatagttatagtaaactatatatatattatactcgagaacatcgactcccattttagaaaaatattcacctttgggtcccctatactaaaggtatacgcaactactgcttatctctagcataggtattatgcaatttataagcaatggaattgataataaaatatcaagattacgaaacagacatgcatataaatgtcatatcacatgctccaatatatcgcaagactttgctaataacaatgcacttatctcaagataatgcatcaatatattacatcacaacaacagtataacactacgccataagtgggatactgtaatgcaagtgttacaagCAGCGTTATATTAGCTAAGAAATTTTTATCCTATTGTAACACCTCTTAATTAGTGTtacaataactataaatctaGTTTTGCATTAAAATGACGGTGTTGCATAACATGTAACACAAGCACCTGGTGTTACATTATGtactttttttaatttttaaaatattaaagtGAAATTATTATCATAAActagtattaaaattatattttggttaATTAATGAATGTAGAAtgtaatataaaatattatataaaatataaaatgtattatatataaaaatataagaGACTTTTTTcagttatttatttaataaataataattttttaattaaaataaaaaagttataagaaaaaaataaaaaattatacaTATTTTAGTATATGAAATATTGGGCGGCATTTCTCCCGCTTTAATAAAAATAGTTCCCCTGCAAAAATTTTGCCCCAATATTAACCCCTTTTTCACAAGTCTCTCTCTTCCTTaccctcctctctctcactcacCCTTATCATCTCTCCTCCTTATCATATCTCTCTTTAAACGAACATCTTCCCTCCCTGATAATTGAACTTTTCaacatcttcttcttcccaatagactttctaatttttaatttttaatttaattttgtaGGTAATATTTAGGGCTTTGAACTTCTTAGCATCCTTCTTCCCCATCAAGCTTCAATTAGTAATTGTTTTGTATTTGACTGGCTAGGGATTTGTATTCAGTTGGGTAATTAAATTTTACCtttgttttgtttattttttgGTCGAGTTGGGTAATTGAGTTGGTTGCTTAAGTTGTGTACTAATTATTAAGGAGTTTTCTGCTCAGAGAGGTCCTTGCAAGTTTCTTTGTCATACTAAAAGTATTCCCGTGTAAAGTATTGTTTTACTAATAGCTGATGGGTTGGTGGCTGTCTTTGGTTTTTACTCACATAATTCGATTTACCTTTTATTGCAGATACTAGGAGTTTTTGGTACATTGAGAAGTTAAGAATTGATACAGGGAGAAGATACACTCTTATAGCTCGTTTTTCATGTGCTAAGGTATGATTTTATTTCAATATCTATAATTCTATCTGTATACTTTATCTATGTGCTGAATTAGCAAATTTTGATAAACAGCCTAATCTCCTAGTGGAGAACCAACAGACATTAATTCTATCTGTATACTTTAGGCAATGTTTCCACAAAGTAGCATTGGTTTTATAACTAGTAAGTATCAGTGTGCTGTATAAGTTGCGTATTTTTATTTGATTTCCTTGTCTACTTGTGCCTAACTGATATGTAGCATTGTTGTTATATGTAGCGGGTAGAGAACTTTTTTCAGTCTTTGGTCAATACATCTGGTATGACACTTCACATCAGGCAGGTATGAAATCATTTAGTATTAGTTTTAGTCTTCCTTTCTGAAATATTATATTTACTTGTTTACTCATGAAAGGTCTATGTTTTATCGAAATCCGCTTTTATAACGCAAATACATTGAATGGTTTGCGTGAAAATGCATGAGTCAGCGTTTTGCTGTGATATTTGTTACAGCAATGAAGAGGCAAAAAAAGTTGAAGCTAACTGTAGTCTGTTGTGTTGCACTATGTCCAGAGAGTTTCTGCAACTGCATTATAACAAGGTTGTACATGAAGGGTAAGATTAAGGGATGTTGCTGCCTTTGCTGTCTTACATAATATGTTCTCTATAAGTTGGCCTCTTCTAAACCTTTTCAAGCT
It contains:
- the LOC141716886 gene encoding uncharacterized protein LOC141716886 isoform X4, with amino-acid sequence MFPQSSIGFITTGRELFSVFGQYIWYDTSHQAAMKRQKKLKLTVVCCVALCPESFCNCIITRLYMKGGRVHNSNC
- the LOC141716886 gene encoding uncharacterized protein LOC141716886 isoform X1: MFPQSSIGFITTGRELFSVFGQYIWYDTSHQAAMKRQKKLKLTVVCCVALCPESFCNCIITRKEQLLSLKFQKPHSLLNFPVGFMIISAGEYIHFYNICCMVHQ
- the LOC141716886 gene encoding uncharacterized protein LOC141716886 isoform X2 codes for the protein MFPQSSIGFITTGRELFSVFGQYIWYDTSHQAAMKRQKKLKLTVVCCVALCPESFCNCIITRIRDTKYKYFKNGNNEFIYCSPSLS